In the Mytilus trossulus isolate FHL-02 chromosome 1, PNRI_Mtr1.1.1.hap1, whole genome shotgun sequence genome, one interval contains:
- the LOC134710589 gene encoding mucin-2-like isoform X1, whose amino-acid sequence MSQHTILYLLLFILHLATSEYLCHGKYRFCEIQPWQSWTPCSAKCGNGTQWRNKPVCCDPNVIVPFDVGRCIHHCKIDTNQIQEIRKCGVCNNGTYNHILNKCDCLPKYSGFCCDQVAPTTKFVPRTKARTTTIAPTAKPTTTPKPTTTPKPTTTHKPTTTHKPTTTRKPTTTLKPTTTRKPTTTHKPKTPKPTTTHKPTTTHKPKTPKPTTTHKPTTSPKPITTAKPTTPTTKSTPSPKTVNPITKVATLKTRLMISTTKSKPPRNKAASTPRNVHKAPTASITKLIIKPTIVKPIQGRSSSKSRAPGSITIHGTPTVKSNLGGNGGTKHSLILNNVNMFIRTTAHQGINRGTTIQRSGGKTIQGNSLRPLKTNFPSTRQTQNVGQQTINGANSKTKNNSPTHFPQSGNGNHGTGNISYNSPNGNGNMNMMSSCLGDPCQHGTCLPMSNRYLCFCDPGYEGRNCQINTDECEDDPCQYGQCIDKVKDFHCQCNVFFQGKKCTKLKTWAIVFIALSALALCLTCCCCFWCVSTCMKKDGEKGKIGPVVEPLPEKPMPRPSPIGKPNAWLR is encoded by the exons ATGTCACAACATACTATTCTTTAtctattactttttattttgcatCTTGCGACTTCTGAATATTTGTGCCATGGAAAATATCGTTTTTGTGAGATCCAGCCTTGGCAATCATGGACACCATGTAGCGCAAAATGTGGAAATGGAACCCAATGGAGAAATAAACCCGTGTGTTGTGATCCTAATGTTATTGTACCATTCGATGTAGGACGATGCATACATCATTGTAAAATAGATACAAATCAAATACAAGAAATCAGAAAATGTGGAGTATGTAATAACGGAACATACAACCATATTCTAAATAAATGCGATTGTTTACCTAAATATTCTGGTTTTTGTTGTGATCAAG ttGCTCCAACGACTAAATTTGTACCACGAACAAAAGCTAGAACTACAACAATTGCGCCAACAGCTAAACCGACTACAACTCCTAAACCAACTACTACACCTAAACCGACGACTACACACAAACCGACGACTACACACAAACCGACGACTACACGAAAACCGACGACTACACTAAAACCGACGACTACACGCAAACCGACGACTACACACAAACCGAAAACACCTAAACCAACAACTACACATAAACCGACGACTACACACAAACCGAAAACACCTAAACCAACTACTACACATAAACCGACGACATCACCTAAACCGATAACTACAGCCAAACCGACTACACCAACGACTAAATCGACACCGTCACCTAAAACGGTAAACCCTATCACCAAAGTTGCTACTCTAAAAACCAGACTAATGATATCAACAACTAAGTCGAAACCACCAAGAAACAAAGCAGCAAGTACCCCAAGGAATGTTCACAAAGCGCCGACAGCTTCGATCACAAAATTGATAATCAAACCGACCATCGTAAAACCGATTCAAGGTCGTTCGTCAAGTAAATCACGAGCACCAGGTAGCATTACAATACACGGAACGCCAACTGTGAAGTCAAATCTTGGAGGTAATGGAGGAACAAAACACAGTCTGATATTaaacaatgtaaatatgtttatcaggACGACAGCACATCAGGGAATAAATCGTGGTACAACAATACAAAGATCGGGTGGAAAAACTATACAAGGAAACAGTTTGAGACCATTGAAAACAAACTTTCCATCGACACGTCAAACACAAAATGTGGGCCAACAGACTATTAATGGTGCaaattcaaagacaaaaaataatagtCCAACGCATTTTCCTCAAAGTGGAAATGGAAATCATG gCACAGGCAACATTTCTTACAATTCGCCCAACGGAAATGGGAATATGAATATGATGTCTAGTTGTCTTGGTGATCCATGTCAACACGGAACTTGCCTTCCGATGAGTAACcggtatttatgtttttgtgatCCTGGGTACGAAGGGAGGAACTGTCAAATTA ATACAGATGAATGTGAAGATGATCCATGTCAGTATGGACAGTGTATCGACAAAGTGAAAGATTTCCACTGTCAATGTAATGTCTTCTTTCaaggaaaaaaatgtacaaaat TGAAGACATGGGCTATTGTTTTCATAGCCTTGTCAGCTTTGGCTTTATGTCTGAcatgttgttgttgtttctgGTGCGTTTCAAC aTGTATGAAGAAAGATGGCGAAAAAGGCAAAATTGGGCCAGTAGTAGAACCATTACCAGAAAAACCTATGCCAAGACCATCGCCAATTGGAAAACCAAACGCATGGTTACGATGA
- the LOC134710589 gene encoding mucin-2-like isoform X3 has protein sequence MQPLCCEQELNKAKTFEECLQSCDIKREHYFQTNYEEQTCKACTHVAPTTKFVPRTKARTTTIAPTAKPTTTPKPTTTPKPTTTHKPTTTHKPTTTRKPTTTLKPTTTRKPTTTHKPKTPKPTTTHKPTTTHKPKTPKPTTTHKPTTSPKPITTAKPTTPTTKSTPSPKTVNPITKVATLKTRLMISTTKSKPPRNKAASTPRNVHKAPTASITKLIIKPTIVKPIQGRSSSKSRAPGSITIHGTPTVKSNLGGNGGTKHSLILNNVNMFIRTTAHQGINRGTTIQRSGGKTIQGNSLRPLKTNFPSTRQTQNVGQQTINGANSKTKNNSPTHFPQSGNGNHGTGNISYNSPNGNGNMNMMSSCLGDPCQHGTCLPMSNRYLCFCDPGYEGRNCQINTDECEDDPCQYGQCIDKVKDFHCQCNVFFQGKKCTKLKTWAIVFIALSALALCLTCCCCFWCVSTCMKKDGEKGKIGPVVEPLPEKPMPRPSPIGKPNAWLR, from the exons ttGCTCCAACGACTAAATTTGTACCACGAACAAAAGCTAGAACTACAACAATTGCGCCAACAGCTAAACCGACTACAACTCCTAAACCAACTACTACACCTAAACCGACGACTACACACAAACCGACGACTACACACAAACCGACGACTACACGAAAACCGACGACTACACTAAAACCGACGACTACACGCAAACCGACGACTACACACAAACCGAAAACACCTAAACCAACAACTACACATAAACCGACGACTACACACAAACCGAAAACACCTAAACCAACTACTACACATAAACCGACGACATCACCTAAACCGATAACTACAGCCAAACCGACTACACCAACGACTAAATCGACACCGTCACCTAAAACGGTAAACCCTATCACCAAAGTTGCTACTCTAAAAACCAGACTAATGATATCAACAACTAAGTCGAAACCACCAAGAAACAAAGCAGCAAGTACCCCAAGGAATGTTCACAAAGCGCCGACAGCTTCGATCACAAAATTGATAATCAAACCGACCATCGTAAAACCGATTCAAGGTCGTTCGTCAAGTAAATCACGAGCACCAGGTAGCATTACAATACACGGAACGCCAACTGTGAAGTCAAATCTTGGAGGTAATGGAGGAACAAAACACAGTCTGATATTaaacaatgtaaatatgtttatcaggACGACAGCACATCAGGGAATAAATCGTGGTACAACAATACAAAGATCGGGTGGAAAAACTATACAAGGAAACAGTTTGAGACCATTGAAAACAAACTTTCCATCGACACGTCAAACACAAAATGTGGGCCAACAGACTATTAATGGTGCaaattcaaagacaaaaaataatagtCCAACGCATTTTCCTCAAAGTGGAAATGGAAATCATG gCACAGGCAACATTTCTTACAATTCGCCCAACGGAAATGGGAATATGAATATGATGTCTAGTTGTCTTGGTGATCCATGTCAACACGGAACTTGCCTTCCGATGAGTAACcggtatttatgtttttgtgatCCTGGGTACGAAGGGAGGAACTGTCAAATTA ATACAGATGAATGTGAAGATGATCCATGTCAGTATGGACAGTGTATCGACAAAGTGAAAGATTTCCACTGTCAATGTAATGTCTTCTTTCaaggaaaaaaatgtacaaaat TGAAGACATGGGCTATTGTTTTCATAGCCTTGTCAGCTTTGGCTTTATGTCTGAcatgttgttgttgtttctgGTGCGTTTCAAC aTGTATGAAGAAAGATGGCGAAAAAGGCAAAATTGGGCCAGTAGTAGAACCATTACCAGAAAAACCTATGCCAAGACCATCGCCAATTGGAAAACCAAACGCATGGTTACGATGA